The genomic interval TGcatgggctctctccagttgcggcgagcgggggctactctttgttgcagtgtgcgggcttctcactgcggtggcttctcttgttgcagagcacgggccccaggtgcatgggcttcagtagttgtgccacgcgggctcagtagttgtggcttacgggctccacagcgcaggctcagcagctgtggcacacgggcttagttgctccgtggcatgtgggatcttcccagaccagggctcgaaccagtgcccccctcattggcaggtggattcgcaaccactgcatcaccagggaagccccataaataGTTTTATCTATTCTTTTAAGTGGTTCCTCATGGATCCCAACTTAGAAGACTATTGAGGTTTTTAGCTTTACATGAATTGCTGCAtaaactcaaaagaaatgaattggtattttcactaaaatattctataatttcataaaattatattttcctggaTTAATCTCTCCGGAGTAGGTCACTCATCATGCATGCTATACCTTCCCTAGCTGCCCAGAGGATAATTCCCTGCCCACAGCATCTCACTGAGGGAGCAGACATACACAATCAAGTCTGCACCGCAAGACCAAGCCACACATAGCTGAATGGACCAATGGTGGGTACTGGATCCAAGGGCAGCCAATCCACAGGCTGAATGTAAATGAAGAGGCTGGCCAAGGCAAAGGAGTACCCAATCAGAGACAATGGTGATCAGCTGGACCAAGCAGACTCCCTCTCAGGAATCTGAATTATGACATATGGGGAGAGAATAAGTCAGCGGCTAGTGGGTGGATGGACATGTGAAGATACCACAAAAGGAAATAGTGAGGAAAGTATCAAAGTGGCTGAGGGGGAttgtggggctggggcaggagacaACAGGGTCCACCCAACACCTGACAGTATTCCATCTCCATGAAGCCGGCGGCTGTTGTGGGTTCCCGGAGAGAGTTTTCGCTCCCTCCTCCCACATGTAACCTTACAACTCCATTCTTGAAACAGCCTGAAGGAGATACTTTGCAACCTTACAATCCCCCAAATCTAACTAGTATTAATGCACGGTccaaaatttgataaaattgtgCTATAAACCTCGGAGGCAATTTGGTACAAAGAGGTTCAATTTTACCTTTACTGATTTTAGGGAAAACATTTTGGGAAACAATATTAGCCATCCTATATGACTTTAATAGGTTTATTGACATTTGTCAGCTGACTTAAACACCTCTCACCTACAAAACTGAACAGAACAAAATTATGTTGAAGGTGTCATTGTCATCATTTTGGGGATAAAAACTAGGAGATCAGTGATGATGTTTTCCCTCCAGAGCAGACGGAAGTTTGCATGGCTTGCTGTTCTCTCTCACATTAGGTTTCTTATGTGGTTTGTTGAATAGTATGCCACCTAATCAGTAGGTCAGAGTCTTaatgtttaaacattttctatttttttattaccaaTAAGGGCAGAAGGTCAAACTCTTTGGTCGTTCACCTAGGTGCTTGCTTGTGCTGAGAACATTGCTCAGGGCACAGATTTGAAAAAGGAGCAGGTAATCTGAGAGCagcagaaaaatatatgaaatcgcTGGAACATTGTGTAGAGGGTGAGCCCTTGAACAGCAGCTGGGAACCTGGATTCTAGCTGGTTCTTCCCCTAACAAGCCATATTATCCTGGGCAAGTccctttccttgtctgtaaaaggaGGTGTAACAGAGGAAGAACAGAACTAACACCATGTTGAAACTGCCTCTCTCATTCTTTAGCCTGTGTATTCCATTACTTTAGCCTTGCACATCAAGAgttaaacattagagaaatgttgCTTGTACCCAAATAGTTCATTAAACTCCTGAAGAAAGTTTCTATCCCACGGACTGGATCTGGATTAGTTATGGCTATTATTTATAGATAAGTTCTCTTTCAGCCTGGAAACCTTGCAACTAAGCAGAGATAAGAATGGGAAAGTAAAAATAACTGCTAACAACTTGAAGTTTTGCAGAAGCCTCGTGATCCAGCCTACGTGAGCAAGCAGAAGAACAAAGTTATGCTTCCCTTGAAGGCCAGGTGGCTCCAAGAAGCCTGCAATCCACCTTTATCCTTTAATCTTGAACCCTCTTGCTTCCCCTTTTCCCTTagcataaaagaagcctgaattctattCTGAGTTAAGATGGTCTTTAGGACATTAGCCCTCCATCTTCTTGGTTTTTTGACTTTCCGAATAAAGTTGCCGTTCTTTGCCCCAACACTTTGTCTCTGGACTGATTGGCCTGTTGTGCTGTGAGCAGTATGTGTCTGGACTTGATAACAGAGGAAGTGGTGTTCCTGAAATTCTCTGCATTGTGTTATCTCCCCCACCAAAAACGTAAGCCCCGTCAGAGCAGCGTTGTGTGCCTTGTCTGCCTAGGACTGAGTCCGAGAACAATTCCTGGTACCTTGCAGGTGCTCGGGAAATACTCATCCATGCTGTGCACTGGTCATTAAAAGGGCTTTTTTTCAATATATGGAATCTTAGTttcttttcaaagtgttttcacaTAGCAGGCGCTCAGCACTCACTGGTCTGAAATATCACATTTGATTCTCAAGGGTGCACGCCTTACTTGTTAATACAGAAATACAGGCATGGAGAAGCCTCGTAGCGTGAGAGAGGAGTGGCCtgagagtcagaagacctggccCAACACAAACTAccgtgtgactttggacaagtcattcCATTTCTCCGaggctctgttttctcatctgcgaGGTGGGAGGCTGAATTAGACTCTAAAAATCCTTAGGGCAACACGCCTCTGACTCTGGTCCTGTTATACCTGTTATATCTAACAAATGGGTCTTAAGGATGTATATATCCACTGGGAAGGATGGGAAGCTGCATGAGGGATGAAGGAAAAGTAATTAGGGCAGAGGCATCAGTGCATTAGAAACATCAAGACAGGTGGACTCTCCTTTTCATGTACACCTGAAATCCTTTACGAGCATCAACTCGGGTGGCTCTCCCTTTGCTGTTTTTAGTTCATCAAAGCAGGTCATTGACCTCAGTCACATCTGCTGCCGTACTCACTGTCATGAGGGTGCTAACATCATGGGAGAAACCTGCCAGATTGCAAGCCCACGAGATGCACAATTGTGGGGATCCTGAGGGTTCTGCTATAACTTTTATTGCAAATTCTGGGTCAATCATATTTAGGGGCCCTTTATAAAAATGACTAGAGGGGTAATCCAGTACTAAGTTGCTACTGACATCTATAATTTGTCATATTAGCATgaccataatttcatcaaactgAGGTCTTTCGGTCCCATTAGTAAGAGATGCCAATTTGTCCTAGCATTACTGGGGAAGGGAATCTTTCAGTTACATGAATGAAGAAAGAGGGACtcccctggtagtccagtggttaagaacccgccttccagtgcaggggaggcgggtttgatccctggtcggggaactaagatcccacatgccatggggcaactaagcctgtgtgccacaactactgagctccagCGCtggaacaaagatcccgcgtgctggaacaaagatcctgcgtgcaactagaacccaatgcagccaaaaaaaaaaaaaaagaaaaagaatgaagaaagagacACATAGTCACGGTAGGGTGGCCAGCAAGATTGTAATTCTGCTTGAAAGGGCAGTCTCCTGATGAAGGGTCCAGATGGATGGAGAGGACTAGGTGTCAGGGAAGGAAGGACGAGCCGATGTTTTGTTGACAGGTGGGCTTCCCAGTGGCCCATCAGGGCTACAGTAGGATGATCTTCTGGGCTTTCACTACTCATGTTTCCTGCGGACTTTATCATTCTGCATCTTGCTGAGGGCTTCCTTTAGCCCAAGGGATGAAATCCTCCTGTGTGGGATCAACAGTATGCAAAAGAAGAAATGCCATCATCAGCTTTCTGAGGCAACATAGGGGATAATACTCTCCAAAACTATGCttgaaatattatcatttcaccaTCATTTAATCCTTtgataataaaaaaaaggaaaaaaatgttgagCCTATCCATATCACAACTACTTTGCCATCTTCCCTCTTAGCCATTAACAAGAATCTTTTTGCAGGATTACTGGAAATTGAAAGTAATCCGAGAAATTCTTGGCAGGGATAGTAAAGATTTTCTCATCGTGTAAAGGCCCTCTGGAGGATTAATTACAGCAGATGATATAGCTGTGTCCTGGTCTGTGTGTCATTCCAGGAAAAGGCAAATTCTCAGATAACAGACCAGAGGGTTTAACCTAGTTAGAGTTGCCTGGTACAGTTCATTGAACAGACAGTCTGAGCATGGCTTTCCCTCTTGGATCTTAGTGACTTCTGATCCTCATAATAAAACAATTGTGTCCCAAAGTGGTATTTTTAGCTGTTCGTATTTGTGTGTCTTCAAGTCGTCATGGCACAAACGCAAGTTACTTCCAGTCCTACTCAGCAGTGTCCCTCTGTTTTCGCAGGCAAGGATTAAAATTGGTACACCCATCTGGGCGTCCAGCTGATGCTGACAGACCCAGCCCGATTCTCGGGGCAGCCTGGGCTGCTGGAGCTAGACAGTGACTCAGAGAGGCAGCCAGCGTGGCCCAGAGGATACATTTAGACAACTGATAATAAGAACAGATCTGACactcatacatatttataatccCCTGTTGTCCCCAAGGCAACAAGCCGTGAGCTTGCATCTCTTCACCCTCACACAAACCCTTCAAGCTGCCTTTTCCTTCAGGGACATTCACCTGCACCAGAATATACTGTCGATGGCAATGGCGGAGGGGATTGGGAGGGGCTCGGGAGGGGCTCCTGCAGAGGCAAAGGCATGATTTAGCTTTACTGCACTGCCCTGGTGTGGATTCAGTCTGGATGGCTCAAGCTCCACATGCCTGGAGGGAAGACCCTGCCCTGCCTCTCCTCTCTCAGGTCAGTACAGCCATTGGAGATGAAGACTGACTGCTCTCCTAGGGAAGGAGTGAGTTGCTCTGTCCTTCCCTGGAGAATGCAGATGGGCACATTTACCTGCTGCTGAGTTGGGGTTACCATATTCAGTTAATGCTACATCCTCCTCAGCTCCATCACCGTCTTGGACTGAAAGTCAAAGGAGAGAAGGGCTGGCTTAGTGTCACGGATTCACCTGGAAACAGCACCTGAGGACTATGAGACTCAGTGGCTTGCAAAGAGGCTCCTGACCCTTTAAAAAAGGAATTCTCTgctgaggctgtgtgtgtgtgttttaatctgtgattttaaaaagagtgttttTAAAGCTTCTGAGGAAGGTTGCATAGGGATCACATTTGTGTGCTCAGGAGAAGCACATCTGTGTTTAGTAACTGAAGAGGCTGAAGGCTCATCATCGCTTTCTACAGAAAGAGCCCTAGCACGGGGTCAGGGTCTTTGTACCTTCGTGACCTTGGGCATCTCACTGTCTTCAGCAGTAAAATAAAAGGCCTTCACTACGTCATCTCTAAAGTCCCTTTAGGCTTGATACTCTGCAATCTTtggttcaatttaaaaaactggacatagggaattccctgaccgTCCAGTTGTTcgggctctgcacttccactgcaggggacatgggttcggccCCTGAtctgggaattaagatcccgcaggccgtgccgtgcggccaaaaaaaaaaaaaagaaaagaaagaaactggacataatttttaaaatccctaaAGACCATTTTATACTGTCGTAGAATAATCACACATGGTTGTTTAATATCTGTCTCCTCAACAAGCCTGTAAACTGCTCTGTGAAGACAGGAGTTGTGTCTGTCTCTTAGACCAGGTCCTTGCTCGATACTTAGTTGTCATTTGATGGTCTGGGACGTAGCCGTGTCATTTTGTTCCTGCTTAGTGGCTGCAGCACGGACTGTTCTGCCCTCTCACTTGTTAGCTGTGTTACCTGCGGCCAAGTTCCTTAACGTTTTGTTGCCTCTGTTTCCTGATGGGAGTAAAAGAGGAATCATGATGATCATAATAGTCAATCTATCTCATACGGTTGCTTTGAAGATTAAATCTATCAGTATCTATCTAGAAAGCCCTTGGAATAGGACATGAAATATAGAAAGCACCATAGTGCTTCCCTTTGTATATTGTTATTGGCGGTGGTGTTGGTGGTATAGTTATAATTGATGCTCTGACATCCTCCTCCTACTGGTGTTTTTTAGAGGGATTGAATCCtgtgaaaataaaacattcttcTTTCAGCAGAAATGAACTGAATCCTTGGTTTAACTTCGTTCCTTGCAGCATAACAAGACTCCTTCCCACTCAGCCCCTTGGTAACCCGTGTTCCTCCAATAGTCTCATCAGACCAGATCATAAATTAGAGAAGCCTAATTCTCCGGCTTGAGTTATTGTTCATGAATTTACCAAAAAGTCGAGTGTTTCTCTCTATTAATCCTGCCACCACCTCCTGGTATGGATTCGAGTTGAGTAAGTAAGACCTTACATTGATACCTGGAGGGGCCAGGGACACTATGACCATCATTTCACTACAAGGAGCCTGAGCTCCCAGAGGTTGGGGAGCTTGGTTGGGTCTCAACGTTGGTAAGAAGCAGAGCTGAGCCTCGAAGCCAGGGCATGTGAGGACAGGGTCTGCACCCTTTCTGCTGCCCCATTATCCTTGTCACCCAAGCATAATGACAAAGAGAATGTCATTATCCTTGCCTGGTCTGTCCTCACACCAAGCAAATCCTGCCCAGACCCACGGCTTCTTCTGTACTTCACGCCAGTTCGCTCTTTGTGACCTGTAGCTCTAGAGGGTTACAAAGAGAGGTTTTCAGTTTTGtccccctgaaagaacaaacaaaaatgacaCTGCCTGGGACCATCCAAATTTGGTTTCTCCTAGTAAGGTGGGCACCTTGAAGCAAAAAGTGTTGAGAATTGTCCAAAAAAAGGCTATGTTTGCCAAAAGTTGGTATGCCTGGTACTTGCTGTAAGGAAAACAATCTGAAGGACCTCTGTTTGCAAGAACATTTTTCTCTCGTTTTACATCATTTGATATTCATTGACCCATTTTTACATTTCATAGCCTCATTATTTCTGTCTTAATAATACCTTCAAAAAAATCATACTAGATTTGTCTGTAGATATTTAAACACAGGATAGAAAAAATGCCCACAATTACGTGatcctttaaaatatacaggGGTCTTGCTTTTAGCAAACTTGATATAACAATATTCTAATTCATCTAAAACAGATAAAGCAGGCCATAATTAGAACAGGAGCTTTCCCTTCATAAACAAAGATTCATGGCTGATATTCTATATTTAAGGTCTTTGCAAATTATATCACATTTAAAATTCTCAGTTAAAAGAGCAattgattttaaaagttcaatcaGTCTACAGTTTTTAAGGAACACGTTTATAACATGGGGCAAAGAATATTTATACCCATTTGTTTGGTGTTTTGTAGTAATACGCCTGATTGCATTTTCATTCTCCATCAAGATGTTTTTATATCTTCGAACTAAGTTCCTAAGCCAATTCCAAGAGATAAAGACTAATCTTTTGAAAGACTTCCAAGGAAATGAAGTCCTTAATCCGCTTTGCTGATCTGTTTCAGTGTGtaccaactcttagttttgtaTTTAATCTAAATGCTTTGTGCTTCGATTTGAGTCTATTTCTACCCCTCGTCTTTAgctggagacagaaagcaggacAACAACCTCTTGGAGAGAGGTATTCATACGTGTGAAATTCCCTGCTAATCCCCTCTTGTCTGACTCTTCTTTCAACTGAATAATTCTGGTCTCACAACCCAGCGGTAAATCAAATAATTATGTGACAGGAGTCATAGCTATAAATTCGAAGAGTCACATGACAAATGCACGCCTCAGGGACTGGTACAAAATGTTGTGTTTCAGTACAGAATTTAGAGAAAGGCACATAAAGCTTAAGAACTACCATCTCAGTTTCACTGTCCTAACCTTTCCATGTAGGTCTGACGTTATAACCCCTTCATCATCTCTGTGGTTTTCCACCCAGCCTCTCCCACACTTCTCATCAGTGGATCTCAGAGCTGAAATGGGTATTCTTGTCAGAGACTGACAGATGCTGAGAACAACGGCCGGATTGTTCCAGCTGACCACTTGTCTGTTTACACAGCACTACGATTGTTTCTTGagcaaacaaaaacagacagccGTGGGCTGCGCTCCCACCGTCAGCTCATGACCTACAGCAACACTTAGGATTTTTTGAGTTATTGTTATTATACTGTACTGGTCTggctcttatttattttgtatctcttTGTACGTGTTTCCTAGCTAGGTGTCATCCTGTactttttcttgcattttaatCATCCTTCTAATTTTTGATATTTGTACTTTTTCTAGGTGACCTAAATTCTGATTTCCTTCTCTAAGCTTAAGTTTCTGGTTATTCTGCCTAGTTCTGCAGAGCAATCTATATGTTCTTTTCTACACTATCGATTTTTTTTCCGCCACAAAATATTGAGCTACGTTGCTAATGACTCTCACTGGCAGAAATGGATATTCTACCCACGCTCCAGAAATACGGATAGTTATAAGGAAACATTGTGCTTTTGAAAGCTCTTGCTTTTCCACTAAGACACTTCTTAGAACACTTTAAACACCTGCCTAGTCTTTTGGGCGCATGGAAAATTGATCATTACAAGTCCCAGTGGGTTTTGGGTATTATGAAACTCTaagaactttctctctctctctctgacttttgTTTCCTGGAAACATAACAGCAACAAAGCAAACAGAAGAAGTTTTATCCTATTTTTCGGTGAGAACTATGAGAAGTAGTTTCAAGAAAGATCGACTCTGCAATTCTGCCCCAAACCTCACATCATCAAAAGCAAtgaaaaactcttaaaagaaggATGTGTAGTGTCAATTTCCAACTCGTGGTCAACTGAACTGAAAAGAATTAATAGATGCTTCCATCTGCACAGGATTGAATTTGAGTATGTAATTAGCCATAGATTACAGCTCAGAAAAGTGTATGACTTAAAAGGAAagcttctattaatttttttgagCCTGGTAAGCATAAtgtgtgctatacaatatataaaataacatcaTCTTTGCACATTAGAAATACACTGTGAGAAATCAGATGCCTATTAAGACACAAAATTTGATGTAGAACTGTGATACTGGGTTATGAATAATAGGCCAGATATTTCAGAAAGGGATTAATGAGTTTTGACACATTTCCAGATAACTGAAATTAGCCACTAATCCCCCCAGGTTATTGGGGTCCAAGCCTCCTTGTTATCAtggataatatattttattctttaacagTATATAGTCAGGTGGCTTGGTCTTATATAAGGATACAAATCCGACCCAgaaattattatgaaaatgtcACATAAGCAAGTTCTTTATCTCTATTAATGATTACACATCTGAGACTCTGCTCAGAATTCTGACTTCATGGCTCATCCTGTCACTTTTTGTAAACCTCGAAGGCTTTCAAGGAGTGAATGGTTTACAAAGTAGGAATCCAGCAGTTATTGGGCTTTGAGACTCTAATGAGGGGATGAGTCATACAAATCAGTCTGTTATGATATTTGGGCAAGTTGGCTTTGAGACTTAAATTTGAAAAGTGTCAGCCACTGGTGCCAGGGTTGCTTTTGCACTTGATGGCCAAAACATCTGCACTTAGCATAGTATGCCATGCAATGGCATGGGCCAAGCCTAATTTGGGGCTGGTTAACTCATTTTATAGGGGGTGCCTTTCTTTATCCAGCATGAATACTCAGAGCCACACCCTTTCTATTTAGGGCCTTTGAGTCATTTCTGTCTTGGCCTCTCCCCATAAATCTCTGTATTTCGGAGGAACTGAATTTTCAGAAAAGTTTAACCTTGACTCTGAGTGTCCCCATCTCCAGGCTTGAGGTATGTAGTCACCCACCTAAATTCTGAccattcccttttctttctctcttggttCATCCTCTTGCCCTGTTTTTTCTCCTGCTTCTCTTACAGGAGAGCCTCCCCAAGCTCCCCAGGAAAGTACCTCTTGAGAGTTGCTGATTCTCCGCTCTGAAGCTGCGTTCATAAACTGGGAGTGGGCAGGCATTGCCTTGCAGAGGGCAATCCTGCTGACACGATCTATAGAGAAAGCACAGCTCCGGTATGATGTACAGCAGCAGGAAAACCCACGCGTTGGTGACCAGGGCGATGCAGAGGACAGGGTCGTCCCACTCGGGCTGCCGCTGGAGCTGTGGGTTGCCTCTCATGAGCATGGAGATCCACGCCACCCAGATGATGATGGAGATGAGCACGGTGACGAAGATGAGCCTTCCGTGCTGCTTCCAGTTCTCACACGGCCCACAGAAGGTGGCTTTGGAGACGAAGAACGTGAGGGCCATCAGGAAGAGGACGTAAACCAGGAGGACCACGAAGTCCACGTTGAGTTGATAGGGTGTCATATCCATGAACATTGTACCTCTGGTCATGATGAGAGTCACATACTCGGTGGCGATGATCGTCTGCAACAGGCTGACACCAATAGCAATGCACAGAATTGTCGTCCAAGAGGAGGACACTTGACCCCAGACCAGCTTCACCAGGTTGGAGGCATGAGCCAAGAGGCATGAGAAACAGAGAGCAAAGAGGACCCCAAAGAGAAAGTAGCGGATGGGGGCGGTCTGCTGATTGAGCTGGATGATGAAGGCAAAAGCAAGGCTGAAGAGCCCCAGCACgcccaggaggaagaggaacTGCGTGGGGAGGACATTCCACTGGCTGCAGTCTTGAACCCTTCTCATGAGGAAGACAAATGCCAGGAGCAGCAAAACTGTAACTGCTATGCCAGTGGCTGCCAGGGACTCCAGAACAGTGCTCCACGCTCCCGTGGTGTCACAGAGGAAGTAATAGTCCCCAGTGGGCTCTCTGCAGTGCTCATACATGGTGACTTGGAGGTGGACCTCACAAGAATGGTCTTTTGTTCCCgtgcaaaaaaaaagtaaaagacaaaggAACAAACATAACTTCATAACTTGACCTGCACCCTCAAGAACCCCTGTTGGGTAGTCTTGGGCAGGACACTATAATATCTCCGATTCCCACATCAAGATACCTGGACCTACTGAATGAAATAGCTCAAAACTATCAACCCCTCAAAACGATCCTAGCTCTATCCTGCTGGGAAAGGAGAACCATCTTCACTTAGGGGCTCCAGAAAACTCATGAATTTTCACGTCGTAATTTCCACCAAGGCTTTTTGAGGGCTAAGGCAGAATCTTTTTCATAAAAATCGGGCATGTGACCACGTTTGCATGATGGTTAGGACTCCAGTTATAGCAGGCTCCAGAACAAGCGTTGTCAACATTAATGGACCATTTGATCATTCAAGACATGAGGCACTGCTCGAAGGAGACGGGCAGATGATTTTTCCCAGTCATTTTAATGACTCTTCCTTCTTTTAATTCAAGTCAATCCAAGGCAGCGCATTACAGTTAAATACCCACTGTTTTAGTCTGTCAAAGAATTTTACAAAAAGGTCTCTGCCTTCAATTAACTTTTTGGAGAGTTTAGCACCAAACTCTATGTCTTGCCTGGGGTTGTCTAGAAAAACATCACACATATTCATTTGGAAACAAGTACCTTGCAGTTGAATACCCCTAGCTCTACTCCCCTTCAGCTATTCCCAGGCCAGCTGGCTGGAGTGACCCAGGCTGACAGCTGAGGGCATGGCCCCTTCAGTCCCACTTACCTCCTCTGTGTGCACGCTGGAGGCCGAGACTGTAGTGGCTGCGAGGTTGTAACTGCCAATGAGTAAGAAGGAGACAACCTCAGTGTCTTTAATCTCTCCCCAAACGGGCGGAAGGATGGAGGCCCGCACTCGGGTTCCTGCAGGGCCTATAAAGGGGTGTGGCTTTAGGAAAGACCGCCTCCTCCCCACAGCCTCCGATGTGGTCTGGAGGCTGCGAGAGGCCCTCTGTTGGGCTCACGCGAGGACACTTCGTTCTTCTTCTGACCTATTCCCTAAAAAGCCGTCTCCAGTCTTCCCCACATCTTGATCATAAGATCCAAAAGAGCATCCATCCCAGAGGAATAAGAGGTTTACTGGGCCATAAAGAAGGGTTATGCACATTAAAAGGGCCCGTGGTTGGCATCAGTGTGATTAGGGGAAATTTGTCTTCTCTGCTCTGcccatttcttttcctctcctgtgGAGGTCCTtcctcaggctttttttttttttttttagtattttgtttacttattt from Balaenoptera ricei isolate mBalRic1 chromosome 10, mBalRic1.hap2, whole genome shotgun sequence carries:
- the GPRC5D gene encoding G-protein coupled receptor family C group 5 member D, whose protein sequence is MYEHCREPTGDYYFLCDTTGAWSTVLESLAATGIAVTVLLLLAFVFLMRRVQDCSQWNVLPTQFLFLLGVLGLFSLAFAFIIQLNQQTAPIRYFLFGVLFALCFSCLLAHASNLVKLVWGQVSSSWTTILCIAIGVSLLQTIIATEYVTLIMTRGTMFMDMTPYQLNVDFVVLLVYVLFLMALTFFVSKATFCGPCENWKQHGRLIFVTVLISIIIWVAWISMLMRGNPQLQRQPEWDDPVLCIALVTNAWVFLLLYIIPELCFLYRSCQQDCPLQGNACPLPVYERSFRAENQQLSRVQDGDGAEEDVALTEYGNPILLHTVDPTQEDFIPWAKGSPQQDAE